Genomic DNA from Brenneria izadpanahii:
AATTTTACTGCCCAGTTTTTCCACATCCTGACCAAAACCGCGCGCGGTGTTGCAACCGCTCAATACCGCTGCCATTAGCAGTGATGCTATGAGTAATTTCATTAATTTCATCGTCGTCACCAGCAGATTCAACATGCGTACACTTTGTCATAACCGTACGCGAAAATTCAATCTCAGGAAGCTGAAAACGCTGACATTTATCAAAAT
This window encodes:
- a CDS encoding entericidin A/B family lipoprotein, whose amino-acid sequence is MKLMKLLIASLLMAAVLSGCNTARGFGQDVEKLGSKISSSAS